The genomic segment TCAGCCCGAAGAAGATCGGTTGGGAACAGTGGGCGGCGGTGATGCGCGAGGCGCACCGGCAGGGGCTTCGGTCCTCGGCGACGATGATGTTCGGCAGCGTCGAGACTCCCGAGGCGATCGTCGCCCATCTGCTCCGGGTCCGAGCGCTCCAGGAGGAAACGGGGGGCTTCACCGCGTTCATCCCCTGGGTGTTCCAGTCGGGGAACACCGAACTGTCGCGCGACCCGCGGTTCGGGGAGGCGTCGGCCCGGGGATTCGGCCACGCCGTGGGGTACCTGCGGGTGCTGGCGCTGTCGCGGATCCTGTTGCCGAATGTTCCGACCGTCCAGGTATCATGGGTGACGATGGGGGCGAAAGTGGCGCAGATCGGGCTCTTCTTCGGCGCGGACGACTTCGGCAGCACGATGATGGAGGAGAACGTGGTCGCCTCCGCGGGCGTCTCCTTCCGGATGTCCGAGGAGGAGATCGTCGCCACGATCCGGGACGCCGGGTTCACGGCTGCGCGGCGGCCGACGCCGGGCGTTGGCATCCTGGCGGAGGACACTCCTTCCCTCCACCCGGGTTTGAACCAGGAATGTCCCCCTGAAAGGAAATCATGAGATGCTCGATCTGAAATTCGTCCGGGAAAACATCCCGATCGTGGAGGAGGCGCTGCGGAAGCGCCGGTCCTCCCTCACCCTCGACGGCTTCGTGGCGCTGGACAAGGCGCGCCGGGAACGGCTCCTCGAAGTGGAGGGGATGCGTGCGGAACGCAACACCGCTTCCGAGGAGATCGGCCGCCTGCGCCGGGAGAAGAAGGACGCGTCGGAGCTCATGGAGCGGATGAAGGCGCTCTCGACCCGGCTCAAGGAGGCGGAAGCGGAACTCCCGACGATCGAACGGAAGATGGAGGAGTTTCTCCTCGTCCTCCCGAACGTGCCGGACCCGTCGGTTCCGGACGGCGCGGGGGAGGAGGACAACCCCGTCGTGCGGACGTGGGGGATCCCGCGGGTCTTCTCTTTCCCGGTCAAGGACCACGTCGACCTCGGCGCGGCGCTGGACATCCTCGACTTCGACCGGGCGGTCAAGATCACCGGGGGCCGCTTTTGCCTGTCGAAGGGGGCGGGGGCGCTGCTGGAGCGGGCGCTCATCAACTTCATGCTCGACGTCCACACGCGGGAGCACGGGTACCTCGAAGTGCTCCCCCCGTTCATGGCGAACAGCGCGTCGTTCTTCGGCACCGGGCAGCTCCCCAAATTCGAGGAGGATCTCTTCCGCGTCGCGGGGACCGACTACTTCCTCGTCCCCACCGCCGAGGTGCCGGTGACGAACATCGTGCGGGACGAGATCCTCGCCGCCGGGACGCTTCCCCTGAAGATGACGGCGTACACCCCGTGCTTCCGGGCGGAGGCCGGGTCCTACGGCAAGGACACGCGGGGGATGATCCGGCAGCACCAGTTCAACAAGGTGGAGATGGTCAAGATCTGCCGCCCGGAGGAGTCCGCGCAGGAGCTGGAGAAGCTCACCGACGACGCCGAGGAGATCCTGCGGCGCCTCGCCCTGCCGTATCGCGTTGTGACGCTGTGCACGGGGGACATCGGGTTCTCCTCGGCGAAGACGTACGACATCGAGGTCTGGGTTCCCTCGCAGGAACGATACCGGGAGATCTCCTCCTGCAGCACCTTCACCGACTTCCAGGCGCGCCGTGCGAAGATCCGCTTCCGGGAAGGGGCGTCGGGGAAGACGCGGCTGGCCCACACGCTGAACGGGTCCGGGCTCGCGGTCGGGCGGACGGTCGTCGCGATCCTCGAGAATTACCAGCGGGAGGACGGAACGGTCGATATCCCCGAAGTGCTTCGCCCCTACATGGGCGGGCTGGCGCGGATCACGAAACGGTGAAATGGGCGGAGGAGATCTGTTAGAATCTGCCTGTGGCAATGATCTGGAATAAACGTCACGAGGGATTGATGACCGTAAAGGTAAACGTACCGCATCTTCACCCGATGTTCATCCACTTCCCGCAGGCCCTGTTCCCGATGGCCTTCGCGGCGTTCTGCGTCTACGTGCTGACGGGGATTCGGGAGTTCGAGTCGGGGGCGTTCGTCGCCGCGCTGTTCGGGGTGCTGGCGGCGCCGGTGACTACGGCGACGGGGTTCTTCGACTGGTGGAACCGCTACCAGGCGTACATGACGAGCGTCTTCAAGATAAAGATCACGGGGGCGTTCGTCCTGATGGCGCTGGGCGCGACGGCGGTGCTGTTGCGCGCGTTCCACCCGGACCTCGCTGTTCTGCCGCTGGGAGGGCTGGGGTGGGTGTACTTCGGCCTTCTCGCCGCCTGCACCGCCACGTGCGTGGTCGTCGGCTATTACGGGGGGAAACTCGTTTTCCACTGAGTGCGTCCTAAGGAAATACCGGAACCGAATACCGAAAAAGGGGGATTCACCATGGGTTCGCCGGAAATGGTTTCCATCGTGCACCGCGCCATCGACCGCGAGAGGGACGCGATCAACGTCTACCTCGGACTGGCGAAGATCGTCACGGACGTGAAGGCGAAGAACGTCCTCATCCACCTCGCCTCCGACGAGGTCGGCCACATGACGAAGCTCGAGAAGCACCTGATTTCCGTCCTGCGCGGGAAGGATTGGGTGATCGAGCGGGCGGATCTGGTCGAGGCCATGTCCGAGCAGGTTTCGCAGCCGTCGATGCTCGAAAAGGTCGATGCGAAGAAGCTGGCCAAGGCCGATATGATACAGATCCTCCGGGTCGCGATCGACCGGGAAAACGAGGCGAACCGGTTCTACCTCGAGATGGCGGGACGCTCGAAGAAGGATTCGGCGAAGGAGATGTTCCTCTCCCTGGCGAAGGAGGAGGAGCTGCACGCGAAGATCCTGCGGGCCGAGGTGGACTCGATCGGCCAGAACGGGTTCTGGTGCGACATGCAGGAATTCACGATGGAGCAGTAGGGAAGGGATCGCGTTGCTTACCGAGGTAAAACGGAAGCTCGAGGAAGAGATGCAGCGGATCGAGCACGAGCTGCGGGTGACCCTTCCCCTGGAGATCCAGACGGCGCTGGGCCAGGGCGACCTCTCCGAGAACGCCGAGTACGAGTCGGCCAAGAACCGGCAGTCGACGCTTCAGGCGCGCTCCGCCCAGATCCAGAAGCGCCTGGCCGACCTTTCCCGCATCGACGTGGCGGGCGTGCCGACGGACCGCGCGGGGCTCGGGAGCGAGGTCACCGTGGAAAACCTCGAGAGCGGGGAGGAGATCCGCTACACCGTCGTGATCCCGGAGCTGGCCGACGGGAACAAGTCGTTCGTCTCCATGGCGTCGCCGGTGGGGAAGGCGCTCATGAATCGCCACGTGGGCGACACGGTCACGATCACGATCCCCCGCGGGACGCTGGAGTACGAGGTCCGGAGGATCGTCACCCTGTCCGGGGACGTTCTCGAGTAGAGGTAGAGGCCTACGCCAGCGCGGGGAACCGCCGCCGGACCTCCTCCAGCAGAGCCTTCACTTCCTCCGAGCGGGCGCGCGGGCAGACCAGCACGGCGTCCCCGCTTCGGACCACCACCACGTTGTCCATCCCCAGCACCGCCGCCACACCGCTGTCCGTCCGCACAAGAACGCTTCGGCAGTCGGAGAGGATGACGTCGCCGAACGCGACGTTTTCCCCCGTCACCGAGAGAAACTCGTGAAGCGAGCTCCACGTCCCGAGGTCGCTCCACCCGACGTTCGCCGGGAGGACGAGGATCCCCGCCTCCTTCTCCAGGATGCCATAGTCGACCGAGATCGACGGCATCCGCCGGTACGCCCGCGCGAGCCGCTTCGGGAAACCGGCACGGCCCCCCCGGAAGGCGCGACGGATCTCGCGATCGATCTCGGGGAGGAAGTTCGCCAGCCGATCGGCGAACGTCACGACGCTGAAAAGGAACAGTCCGCTGTTCCAGTCGAACCGGCCCGAACGGAGAAACCGCTTCGCCGTCGGAAGGTCCGGTTTCTCGGCGAACCGGGCGACCTCGAAGGCGCCCCGGACCTTGCCGGGGAACGGTTTCCCCCGCTCGATGTATCCGTACCCCGTGGAGGGATGGGTCGGCGGGACGCCGAGAGTCACGAACCGCCCCGTCTTCCGCGCCAGGCGAAGCCCCTTCCGGAGCACGGCCTGGAATGCCCGGACGTGGCTGATGGCGTGGTCGGCCGGGGTGGCCAGGACCACGGCGTCGGGGTCCTCCCGGGCGACGGCCGCCGCCGCGTACGCCATCGCGGGGCCGGTGTTTTTCCCCTCCGGCTCCAGGAGGATGTTCCGTTTCGGGATGCCGAGGTCGCGGTGGGAGAGGTGCGGCGCGTCCTTGACGCCGGCGACGACCCAGACGCGTTCCGGGGGGACGACGGGGAAGAGGCGCAGGAGGGTCTCCCGGATCATCGGTCCCCCGCCGGTGAGGTCCAGAAACTGCTTCGACCGCCGCGCCCGGCTCTCCGGCCAGAATCGCGTTCCCGACCCGCCCGCCATCACCACCGCGTGATCCATGGGATCTCCCCCCGGGAAGCATTTACGATAGAATCAGAAATTATAGTCACTATATCAAGGATTTAGATATGTTGCGATCGACTGGAAATGCCAGTGAATGACACATTCCATAGGACAAACACCGATTCGAAATTAGGACAAACGGCGACTCGCGTTTCGGACAGAAGCCGATACCGAAGGCTGGCGGGCGGGATTACGGTGTGTGTAATCCGAGAATGCGTGCGCCTACCGGTTGAAGGACGAGGAAAACAGGAGGAAACGATGCGAGCGGTCACGGTCTATCGCGTGGATTACGGCAGGAAGACCAAAGATCCCATTGGAACTGTCTTGGAAAAGCGAAAAACGGAACGGGCGCACAACTACCACGACCTGTTGCGGCTGGCACGGAGACTCTTCGCGTTGGATACGGCGGACGCCCTTCATATCGTCATCGACGTGAGGCACGCTCGGGAGGCGATCCTCCCTGAGCGGACCCTGGACTGCGCGGCGGGGTAGTTTCGAAGATGCCATTTCTTCGCTGATGCTTGCGCTGGATCATGGATGGAGGTGATGGAAATTGCTCTGGACCATTGCCGTCATTTTGCTTGTCCTCTGGGCGGTAGGATTGGTCACCTTGTACACGATGGGCGGATTCATTCACATTCTCCTGGTCATCGCGATCGTGGTGGTACTGATCAATGTCATTCAAGGTCGAAGGGTCGTGTAGCGATCATGGGGTGTTTCTCTGTGGGAGGGCCTTGGGCGGCGTCTATGTCGCGCAAGTCCCGCCTTCTCCGTCGACGCGGAAGAAGTATGCTTCCGCGAACTACTGACTGGAAAGAAGGAGGTTTCTATGTGCCAGACCTGTGGATGTGAACCATGCAAGAAATGCGGTATGGCGATCAAGAACGGTGTGTGTGTTGGCTGCAGCCAGCCATCCGAAAAATGTACGTGTAAAAAGAAATAGAGAGGTTCCAGCGTTCAGAGTCGTCGGGGTCGATTCGGCCCGTAAGAAGTCGGCCGGAAGGGGGGAGACCCCTCCCGGCCGCTCGATGCGAAAATAAGATTTCCTGACG from the Deltaproteobacteria bacterium genome contains:
- a CDS encoding CofH family radical SAM protein produces the protein VKRHPILLHGFSPPEVWHFADQSKMTIGEVIARLSDAGLDSIPGGGAEILDDEVRRRISPKKIGWEQWAAVMREAHRQGLRSSATMMFGSVETPEAIVAHLLRVRALQEETGGFTAFIPWVFQSGNTELSRDPRFGEASARGFGHAVGYLRVLALSRILLPNVPTVQVSWVTMGAKVAQIGLFFGADDFGSTMMEENVVASAGVSFRMSEEEIVATIRDAGFTAARRPTPGVGILAEDTPSLHPGLNQECPPERKS
- the serS gene encoding serine--tRNA ligase is translated as MLDLKFVRENIPIVEEALRKRRSSLTLDGFVALDKARRERLLEVEGMRAERNTASEEIGRLRREKKDASELMERMKALSTRLKEAEAELPTIERKMEEFLLVLPNVPDPSVPDGAGEEDNPVVRTWGIPRVFSFPVKDHVDLGAALDILDFDRAVKITGGRFCLSKGAGALLERALINFMLDVHTREHGYLEVLPPFMANSASFFGTGQLPKFEEDLFRVAGTDYFLVPTAEVPVTNIVRDEILAAGTLPLKMTAYTPCFRAEAGSYGKDTRGMIRQHQFNKVEMVKICRPEESAQELEKLTDDAEEILRRLALPYRVVTLCTGDIGFSSAKTYDIEVWVPSQERYREISSCSTFTDFQARRAKIRFREGASGKTRLAHTLNGSGLAVGRTVVAILENYQREDGTVDIPEVLRPYMGGLARITKR
- a CDS encoding ferritin family protein produces the protein MGSPEMVSIVHRAIDRERDAINVYLGLAKIVTDVKAKNVLIHLASDEVGHMTKLEKHLISVLRGKDWVIERADLVEAMSEQVSQPSMLEKVDAKKLAKADMIQILRVAIDRENEANRFYLEMAGRSKKDSAKEMFLSLAKEEELHAKILRAEVDSIGQNGFWCDMQEFTMEQ
- a CDS encoding transcription elongation factor GreA, producing the protein MLTEVKRKLEEEMQRIEHELRVTLPLEIQTALGQGDLSENAEYESAKNRQSTLQARSAQIQKRLADLSRIDVAGVPTDRAGLGSEVTVENLESGEEIRYTVVIPELADGNKSFVSMASPVGKALMNRHVGDTVTITIPRGTLEYEVRRIVTLSGDVLE
- a CDS encoding sugar phosphate nucleotidyltransferase, with translation MDHAVVMAGGSGTRFWPESRARRSKQFLDLTGGGPMIRETLLRLFPVVPPERVWVVAGVKDAPHLSHRDLGIPKRNILLEPEGKNTGPAMAYAAAAVAREDPDAVVLATPADHAISHVRAFQAVLRKGLRLARKTGRFVTLGVPPTHPSTGYGYIERGKPFPGKVRGAFEVARFAEKPDLPTAKRFLRSGRFDWNSGLFLFSVVTFADRLANFLPEIDREIRRAFRGGRAGFPKRLARAYRRMPSISVDYGILEKEAGILVLPANVGWSDLGTWSSLHEFLSVTGENVAFGDVILSDCRSVLVRTDSGVAAVLGMDNVVVVRSGDAVLVCPRARSEEVKALLEEVRRRFPALA
- a CDS encoding lmo0937 family membrane protein, which produces MLWTIAVILLVLWAVGLVTLYTMGGFIHILLVIAIVVVLINVIQGRRVV